In Ictidomys tridecemlineatus isolate mIctTri1 chromosome 16, mIctTri1.hap1, whole genome shotgun sequence, a single genomic region encodes these proteins:
- the LOC144371303 gene encoding uncharacterized protein LOC144371303: MSTRKEVEPRFRSVWLYAKVSFNNGSCVTKATEGETCKCKKCGKALKSVSTLTQHQKIYSAEKTYQCEECSQGFSQNPSLKNYQRIHTGEKPYKCKVCGMSFNRNSNLDRHNRIHTGEKPYKCKVCGKSFNTNSNLDCHNRIHTGEKPYKCNVCGKSFSEKSSLTQHQRIHTGEKPYKCKVCGKSFNTNSNLDCHNRIHTGEKPYKCKECGKSFNQKIDLIRHLRMHTGEKPYMCTVCGKIFRHKSSLTQHQRIHTGEKPYKCKECGKGFNTISRLNCHKRIHTGEKPYKCEECGKTFRERWSLTQHQRIHTGEKPYKCKECVKAFNSISHLDRHKRIHTGEKPYICKLCGKSFNQKSSFTQHQQIHTGEKPYKCRESGKDFNQQSSLTRHQRTHIREKSYKCEEWQSF, from the exons actgaaggagagacctgtaaatgtaaaaagtgtgggaaagccttaaaaagtgTTTCAacacttactcaacaccaaaaaatttattctgcagagaaaacctaccaatgtgaagaatgca GCCAAGGTTTCAGTCAAAacccaagccttaaaaattaccagagaattcataccggagagaagccctacaaatgtaaagtgtgtggcatgagctttaatagaaactcaaatcttgatcgccacaacaggattcatactggagagaaaccctacaaatgtaaagtgtgtggcaagagttttaatacaaactcaaatcttgattgccacaacaggattcatactggagagaagccctacaaatgtaatgtgtgtggcaagagttttagtgaaaaatcgtcacttactcagcaccagcgaatccacactggagagaagccctacaaatgtaaagtgtgtggcaagagttttaatacaaactcaaatcttgattgccacaacaggattcatactggagagaagccctacaaatgtaaagaatgtggcaaaagttttaatcaaaaaatagatcttattcggcacctgagaatgcacactggagagaagccctacatgtgtacagtgtgtggcaaaattTTCCGTcacaaatcatcacttactcagcaccagcgaatccacactggagaaaagccctacaaatgtaaagaatgtggcaaaggttTTAATACCATCTCACggcttaattgtcacaaaaggattcatactggagagaagccctacaaatgtgaagaatgtggcaaaacttttagGGAAAGATggtcacttactcagcaccagagaatccacactggagagaagccctacaaatgtaaagaatgtgtaaaagcttttaatagcatctcacatctTGAtcgtcacaaaaggattcatactggagagaagccctacatatgtaaattgtgtggcaagagtttcaatcaaaaatcatcatttactcagcaccagcaaatccacactggagagaagccctacaaatgtagagaatctggcaaagattttaatcaacaatcatcacttactcgacatCAGAGAACCCATattagagagaagtcctataaatgtgaagaatggcaaagcttttaa